The stretch of DNA AAGAGGGGCGCGGCGATCATGGCGCCCGCGGGATACAGGCCGATGATATAGCCGTTCACCAGGCCCTGGTGTCTCGTCACCGCCAGGTTCACCGCCTGCTGCATGAGGATGTACCCAGCGCCGCCACCGGCGCCGAAGAGCAGCCCGTATCCGATGGCCAGCTGGGCCAGCCCGCCGGCCGTGGCGGCAAGCGCGATGCCCAGGGTGCTCGCGGCCGCGCAGGCCAGCACCAGTATCGGGGTCGACGCGAGGCCGTAGACGTGGGGCGCCAGGTTCATGCCGGCGCCAAATCCGGCCGTGGCCAGGGCGAAGACGAGCGCGAGATCGGCTCGGCTCAGCCCGAGCAGAGTTTCCAGCGGCGTCAAGAACACGCTGAACGCATAGAGCGAGCCGAGCGGGGTATTGAGTGCGGTGGCGGCCGCGACCGCGCGCCACGGGCTCTGCCTGACGTCGGTGTCGCTCACGATGATCGGCCGTCCCCGTGTGTGCAGGCAGTGGCCGCCGGCGTTTTCGATGGGAGGGCGGTGGCTGCGCGGCCAGAGTATACGGGATTCTCGCGCCGGCGGACACCCCGCGATGGCCCGAGGATCTCGGTCGGCGCCGCCGGCGAGCGGAGCGAGTCCCGCCGGACGTCGAGACGGGCGGATCGTGTCCATGAAATCCTAGCTCATATCGCTAGGATTTCATGGTACAGCCCCAGCTCGGAATCACGATCGGCGCCGGGACGATCCGCAGGTTCTGGACGATGCTCGCCCACTACCACGCTCAGATCTGGAATGGCGCCGAGCTGGCGCGGGCCTTCGGCATTGCCGAATCCACGGTGAAGCGATATCTCGACCTGCTGGCCAGTACGTTCATGGTGCGCGTGCTGCTGCCCTGGAGCGAGAACATCGGCAAGCGCATGGTGAAGACGCCCAAGGTCTACATCGGCGATACCGGCCTGCTCCATGCGCTGCTCGACATTCCGAGCGCTCGGGCCCTCGAGACACACCCCAAGGTCGGGGCCTCGTTCGAGGGGTTCGCTCTGCAGGAGGTGATGCGGGCGCTCTCCGCGCGACCCGAGCAGTGCTTCTTCTGGGCCACCCATCAGGGCGCCGAGCTGGACCTGCTCGTGGTGCGGGGGGGAAGGCGCCGCGGATTCGAGTTCAAGCGGACCGATGCGCCCGGCGTCACAAAATCCATGCACGTCGCGATCCGAGATCTGGGCCTCGAGTCGATCGACGTGGTCCATGCCGGCGGCGACACGTATCCTCTCTCGACCAAGATCCGGGCGCTCGCCATCTCCAGGCTGACGACAGAGTTGGGCCGGGTCGCGCGTTGACCAGCCCCTTCGTCGCCGGCTCGCCGCTGCGGCTCGCGGGTGCACCCGGCGGCCCGCTCGCGGGCCTGACGGTCGCTGGCAAGGATCTCTTCGTCTCCACCATCAACGACGCGCCGCTGTGGTGAGTGGCAGTTGCGCTACGGGAGCCCGACGGTCTCCCGGAAGCGGCGCAGCGTCTCGACGTGATCGGCCGGCGTCGCCAGGCCCATCCCGGAGGTGTGGACGCAGAGGTGGCTGATCCCGCGCATCGCGCGCCAGGCCTCCAGCTCCTTGCGCCAGTCCGCCGGCGGGATCTGGGGCAGCGTCATGCGGCCCTCGATCCCGAACGCTTTCGGGTCGCGGCCGGCGTCGCGGATCATGCCGTGGAGCCGATCGACGGCGGCCTGCGCCGGCGCGCCGGGCCGGAAGTGCGGCATCCATCCGTCGGCGATGCGGGCCATCCGCTGCTGCACGACCTCGCTCTCGCCGCCCATCCACACCGGGATGGGTCGCTGCACCGGGAGCTGGTTGAGG from Candidatus Rokuibacteriota bacterium encodes:
- a CDS encoding DUF4143 domain-containing protein — protein: MVQPQLGITIGAGTIRRFWTMLAHYHAQIWNGAELARAFGIAESTVKRYLDLLASTFMVRVLLPWSENIGKRMVKTPKVYIGDTGLLHALLDIPSARALETHPKVGASFEGFALQEVMRALSARPEQCFFWATHQGAELDLLVVRGGRRRGFEFKRTDAPGVTKSMHVAIRDLGLESIDVVHAGGDTYPLSTKIRALAISRLTTELGRVAR
- a CDS encoding LLM class flavin-dependent oxidoreductase; the encoded protein is LNQLPVQRPIPVWMGGESEVVQQRMARIADGWMPHFRPGAPAQAAVDRLHGMIRDAGRDPKAFGIEGRMTLPQIPPADWRKELEAWRAMRGISHLCVHTSGMGLATPADHVETLRRFRETVGLP